In Centropristis striata isolate RG_2023a ecotype Rhode Island chromosome 1, C.striata_1.0, whole genome shotgun sequence, one DNA window encodes the following:
- the LOC131970555 gene encoding retinal cone rhodopsin-sensitive cGMP 3',5'-cyclic phosphodiesterase subunit gamma-like: MADVAVAVPAEKRAPPKFKQRTTRTFKSKAPKPGQKGFGDDIPGMEGLGTDITVICPWEAFGDMELSDLAKYGIV, from the exons ATGGCAGACGTCGCCGTTGCAGTTCCCGCCGAGAAGAGGGCACCTCCCAAATTCAAGCAGAGGACCACTCGCACCTTCAAGAGCAAGGCGCCTAAACCTGGCCAGAAGGG ATTCGGAGACGACATCCCCGGCATGGAGGGCCTTGGCACAGACATCACAGTGATCTGCCCATGGGAAGCCTTTGGGGACATGGAGCTCAGCGACCTGGCGAAATATGGAATTGTTTAG
- the LOC131971349 gene encoding retinal cone rhodopsin-sensitive cGMP 3',5'-cyclic phosphodiesterase subunit gamma-like: MADAGVAAPADKKAPPKFKQRAARTFKSKAPKPGQKGFGDDIPGMEGLGTDITVVCPWEAFGDMELSDLAKYGIV, translated from the exons ATGGCAGACGCAGGTGTTGCAGCTCCCGCCGACAAGAAGGCTCCCCCCAAGTTCAAGCAGAGGGCTGCTCGTACCTTCAAGAGCAAGGCCCCCAAGCCCGGCCAGAAGGG ATTCGGAGACGACATCCCCGGCATGGAGGGCCTTGGCACAGACATCACAGTGGTCTGCCCATGGGAAGCCTTCGGGGACATGGAGCTCAGCGACCTGGCGAAATATGGAATTGTCTAG